The Chaetodon auriga isolate fChaAug3 chromosome 22, fChaAug3.hap1, whole genome shotgun sequence genome contains a region encoding:
- the ptpn12 gene encoding tyrosine-protein phosphatase non-receptor type 12 isoform X2 produces MDQAGILRKFIQGVKAMSEGDEERGEDNFGSDFMRLRRLSTKYRTEKIYPTNVGEREENVKKNRYKDILPFDHSRVKLALKTTNQDTDYVNANFIKGMDGPEAYIATQGPLPNTVIDFWRMNWEYNVAVIVMACREFEMGRKKCERYYPLFGEEPVSFGPFRISCESEQARTDYFIRTLTVEYDNETRRITQFHYMNWPDHDVPSSFDSILDMIGLMREYQENDDVPICVHCSAGCGRTGAICAIDYTWNLLKAGKIPEDFNVFRLIQEMRTQRHSAVQTKEQYELVHKAIAQLFEKQLQLLESPTNTQIHDGMDESSPDKRGNQPDDERWDTPPPKPPRIRSSQAEGDVKEEILQPPEPHPVPPILTPSPPSAFPTVTNVRQDNDRYHPKPVIHVLATTQAQNKEVDKQQNQSEPSPNKQTSPSEQKDQDLLSQKQQTQVSNLDLNENYNNKLSSASTKSESSQSQTPTSPLSPVVECSGARIERKLSIEIKKVPLQEGPRSFDTSSSMGVAGGVSSSSGNSSAMLQRSHAFKARTGQSLLTSSSSLSEDSGTEGGGGAGCGEADGGVLPRPNHLPVKSEKGETPGGEKAEAKAGHAAWAQACNSPDKQFPKTSSSSSSSDRVGPSSSSSSHLSSSSSSSSSSTPVRTALSFTNPLHSDNSDEEGDGEMSGGKEGYRTTVSTATAMVSASPHHGEQQPVRKVLPMSIAGQSSPSPTATTANCWDSDDSPPPLPARTPESFILATDPLEMKTSASAEWSGSHKDVSECVKKTSPADPASAGTTATDSKADLGGVR; encoded by the exons CGGTTACGCCGGTTATCAACTAAATACCGGACGGAGAAGATCTACCCCACCAACGtcggagagagggaggagaatgTCAAGAAGAACAGATATAAAGATATACTGCCAT TTGATCACAGCAGGGTTAAGCTGGCATTAAAAACGACCAATCAGGACACAGATTACGTCAATGCTAACTTCATCAAG GGTATGGATGGCCCAGAGGCCTATATTGCAACTCAGGGCCCACTGCCGAACACTGTCATCGACTTCTGGAGGATGAACTGGGAGTACAATGTAGCT gttaTTGTAATGGCTTGTCGAGAGTTTGAGATGGGAAGG AAAAAGTGTGAGCGGTATTACCCGCTGTTTGGGGAGGAGCCCGTAAGTTTTGGCCCTTTCAGAATCTCCTGT GAATCCGAGCAGGCCAGAACAGACTACTTTATCAGGACTTTGACGGTGGAGTATGACAAT GAAACTCGGAGGATAACACAGTTCCATTATATGAACTGGCCAGATCATGATGTCCCCTCATCATTTGACTCCATACTGGATATGATCGGACTAATGAGGGAATACCAAGAGAATGATGATGTCCCCATATGTGTGCACTGCAG TGCAGGCTGTGGGAGAACAGGTGCTATCTGTGCTATCGACTACACATGGAACCTCCTCAAAGCTGGG AAAATACCAGAAGATTTTAATGTGTTTCGGTTGATCCAAGAGATGAGGACGCAACGACACTCTGCTGTTCAGACCAag GAGCAGTATGAGTTAGTTCATAAAGCGATCGCTCAGCTCTTtgagaaacagctgcagctactGGAGAGCCCTACCAACACGCAGATACACGATGGCATg GATGAAAGCAGTCCAGATAAACGAGGAAACCAGCCAGACGATGAGAGATGGGACACACCACCTCCAAAACCTCCGCGCATACGCAG ttCCCAGGCAGAAGGTGATGTAAAGGAGGAGATACTCCAGCCCCCGGAGCCTCACCCCGTACCCCCCATTCTGACCCCGTCTCCCCCTTCAGCCTTCCCCACCGTCACCAACGTACGGCAGGACAACGACCGCTACCACCCCAAACCGGTCATACACGTCCTGGCTACCACACAGGCACAG AATAAAGAAGTGGATAAGCAGCAGAACCAGTCAGAGCCCAGTCCAAACAAGCAGACGAGTCCCTCAGAGCAGAAAGACCAAGATCTACTCAGTCAAAAACAGCAGACTCAGGTCTCAAATCTCGATCTCAACGAGAACTACAACAACAAATTGTCTTCAGCGTCGACAAAGTCAGAATCGAGCCAAAGCCAGACTCCGACGTCGCCCCTCTCCCCAGTTGTTGAATGTTCTGGTGCTCGGATTGAGAGGAAGCTGAGCATCGAGATCAAAAAGGTGCCGTTACAGGAAGGACCTCGTAGTTTTgacacttcctcctccatggGAGTAGCAGGCGGagtcagcagcagttcaggCAATAGCTCGGCAATGCTGCAACGAAGCCACGCCTTCAAAGCCCGTACTGGCCAATCCCTGCTGACGTCGAGCTCCTCGCTGTCAGAGGACTCGGGcacggagggaggaggaggagcaggatgtGGGGAGGCAGATGGAGGCGTCCTACCCAGACCAAACCACCTCCCTGTGAAGAGCGAGAAGGGGGAGACACCGGGAGGAGAGAAAGCGGAGGCGAAGGCTGGGCATGCAGCGTGGGCTCAGGCCTGCAACAGCCCAGACAAACAGTTCCccaaaacctcctcctcttcctcctcctcagaccgCGTCggcccatcctcctcctcttcctcccacctctcttcctcctcctcctcctcctcttcctccactcccGTTAGGACTGCCCTGAGTTTCACCAACCCCCTGCACTCCGACAACTCGGACGAGGAGGGAGACGGGGAGATGTCCGGAGGAAAGGAGGGTTATCGTACTACCGTGTCCACCGCGACGGCCATGGTATCCGCATCCCCTCACCATGGAGAGCAGCAGCCGGTCCGTAAGGTGCTGCCCATGTCGATCGCAGGGCAGAGCTCTCCGTCACCCACTGCAACCACAGCAA ACTGCTGGGACAGCGATGactcccctccccccctccctgcGAGAACCCCTGAGTCCTTCATACTGGCCACAG ACCCTCTGGAGATGAAAacgtcagcctcagctgaatGGAGCGGCTCACataaag